The Candidatus Hydrogenedentota bacterium genomic interval CGGGACGCTCGACCAGCTTCACCTTGCCCAGCCCGGGGACCGTGAAGCCCGCGGGAGCCTGCGCATAGATGAGCGCGGTGAGGGTGTCGAGAACCTTCGTCACGTCCTTCTTGGTCAGGCCGGTCTCCTCGGCCATGCAGCCGATGATCGCGGTCTTGGTCAGCGCCTTGTCGCCCTTCTTCGCTTTCTTGATGGCCATCCTACGTTTCTCCTTGTCTTGTTGAACACAGCCCCAAACTTAGCCGTTCGCCCGCGCGCGCCACACACGCGCGCGTCGTTTCCTGTTCCGCGAAGACGCCGCGCAAACCCCTGGTTGCCCATGCGCGCCGCGCCGCCGCCTCCAAGAACAGCTTCATTTATTACCCAACGCGCGGGCATTTGTCAAGCCTTATTTTTCAACGGTTTTTTTTGCATTGGCGGGCCGTCATGCCGCGTCCGGCCGCGCCGGACAAGGGTATTGCGCGCGCGCGCCGCCTATCCCCTGTTTTTTCAGCCAGTTATGCGCGCGCGGCGGCCCGCCCCGGCGCGGTTCGTCCCCGGCGGCGGCCAGCGGCTATAATCGTTCCTCCCAAGGAGGCCCCGACCCATGACGTCATTTCCCCCGGAGAAAATCCTGTCCTGGAACCTGTTCAGGCGCTGTTTCACCCGCGTGGAGCTGCCGCGCGACTGCGGGCTCATCGCCCGCACGGATGCGGTGAGCCCGGCGTATCTGCGCAAGATCCGCCGGTGGAATTTCCTGGAGGCGTGGGGCGTCTTCGCGCTGGTCATGGCGGTGGTCTGGTGCGCGTACTGGCTGGACAAGGACGCCACGAAGACCGCGCGCACACTCATCGCCCTGCCGACGATGCTGTGGATGTTCGTCCTGTCGCCGCTGGTCCATTACCGCTTCGAGAAGGACATCTTCCTCCTGCCGCACCAGCAGCGGCGCGGGATGGGGCTCTACTTCTGGGAGTTCCGCGGCCTGGGCAACCCGCTGCGGTACTACGTCGGGAAGGACGGCGAGCCGCCGCTGGTGGTGAAACACTGGCGCTGCGTCGCCGCGGTGATGGCGGCCATGACGGTGCTGTACCTCTCCGCCGCGTGGACTTTCTCGGCGGAGATTGACGCCCGGTACGCGGCGAAGATCACCGCCTGCGGCGGCAAGCCGCAGTTCATCGCCCTGCTGCTGGCCGGCCTCCTCGCGGGGTGGTTCTTCGTGCTCATCCCCTTCATGGTGCGGCTGGACAACTTCGCCCGGAGCCTGCGCTTCATCCTCGCCTTCCTCACGGCGTCCCTGGTCTTTGTGGTCCTGTTCAACCTGTTCTTCCAGTTCGTGCTGGACCCCCTGCGCGGCGTGCTGGAGCCCAACCACTTCCTGCGCCTGCGCGGCGCGCTCGCGCGCGACCGCATCGGCGCGCTCGCCGACCTGCCCGCCATCGGCGGCCAGTGGTCCGGCTACGTCACCTGGGGCTGGGTGCAGCAGCTCATCTTCGCCAGCTACTTCGGCGTGCTCTTCGGGCGCGCCTTCCCCGTCGAGCGGTCGCGCCGCGACCTGGCCAAGGCGTGCCTCTGCTCCGCGACGGCGTTCAGCCTGGTGCACCTGCCCAACGTCTGGCTCATGGTGTTCACCTTCTCCGGCGGCATCTTCGGCACCCTGTTCTTCTACCAGATGTTCAACCTCTTCGCCCTCGGCTTCTCCCACGGCTTCGCGGGGTCCCTGCTGAACAAGCTGACGCCCATCAACTTCAGCGTCGGCCCCGACCAGATGCCCGGGCGCTAGGAAACGACACGCGGCGGAAAACGGGGACTTGCACAAGCGCGGCGAAGCGAAGACGTGCCTGTCCCCGCTTTCCGCCCGCTCCGTCCGTCACCCCCGCGAAAGCGGGGGCCCATGCCTTCAGCGTGCGTCGTGACACGCTGACCCAAGATGGGTTCCCGCTTTCGCGGGAATGACAGCCGGAGGGGCCGTTTGTGGGAAAATGGTCCCCTTGACGGAGGGGACAGACACGCGGCATGGAGGCTCTTGCCATGAACATACAGGTGGTCGGCGCGGGCGGCTGGGGTTTGGCCCTGGCGCGGCGGCTGGCATTGAACGGCCACGCGGTGCGCCTGTGGTGCCGCGGGGAGGACGACCCGGACCGGCTGCGCGCCACCCGGGAGGACCCCCGGCTGCTCCCCGGCGTGCTCCTGCCGGAAAGCGTCGAGGTGGCGCGGGACACGGACCCCGAAGCCGAGATGGCCGTGCTCGCCGTGCCGTCGCACGTCATGCGCGCCGTGGCCGCCGCCATGCCCTTCTCCCCGGAAACGGTCCGCGTCAGCGTGGCCAAGGGCATCGAGAACGAAACGCTCCTGCGGATGAACGAGGTGATCGAACAGGCCGCGCCGGGCGGGCCCGTGGCCGCGCTCAGCGGGCCGAGCCACGCCGAGGAGGTGGGCCGCGACCTGCCCGCGTCACTGGTGGCGGCGAGCGCCGACCCGGCGGCGGCGGAGAAGGTGCAGGCGGCCTTCTTCGCGCCGGTGTTCCGCGTGTACACCAGCGACGACGTCGCGGGCGTGGAGCTGGGCGGCGCGCTGAAGAACGTCATCGCCCTCGCCGCCGGGGTGTGCGACGGGCTGGCCCTGGGCGACAACGCGAAGGCCGCGCTCATGACGCGCGGGCTCGCCGAGATCACGCGGCTGGGCACGGCCTGCGGCGCGCAGGCGGCCACCTTCGCGGGGCTCAGCGGCATGGGCGACCTCATCGTCACCTGCGCCAGCCGCCACTCGCGCAACCGCCGCGTGGGCGAGGAGCTGGCCAAAGGCCGCCGCCTCGACGACATCCTCGGCGGGTCGCCCATGGTCGCCGAGGGCGTCCGCACCACGAAGTCCGCCCGCGCCCTCGCCCGGCGCCTCGGCGTGGACACCCCCATCACCGCCGCCGTCCACGACCTGCTCTTCGGGGGGGCCGAGGTCGGCGCGGTCATCCTCGACCTGCTCACGCGCGGCCCCAAGCCCGAGATCCGGTAGGCGCGGGCCGCCGGGGCCTGTGTTATCCTCTGGCCATGACCCGGGAACAGGACAAAGAGGCCGGCGGCTTTGTGTATGACGCCGCCGCCGTGCCCGCGCAGCCGGGCTGCTACCTGATGAAGGACGCGGCGGGCCGCGTGATCTACGTGGGCAAGGCAAAGAGCCTGCGCGCGCGCCTGCGCGGCTATTTCAACGAGACGGACGGGCGGCCCACCGTGCGCTTTCTCCTGCGCCGCCTCGCGGCGGTGGAGTTCATGGTGACCGCGTCGGAGAAGGAGGCGCTGCTGCTGGAGGACAGCCTGGTCAAGGCGCACAGGCCGAAGTACAACATCCGGCTGAAGGACGACAAGACCTTCCTGAGCCTGCGCCTGGACCCGCGCGAGAGGTTCCCCCGCATCACCGTGGTGAGAAAGGTGCGCCGCGACGGCGCCCGGTATTTCGGCCCCTACCACGACTCAAAGGCGGCGCGGCAGATGCTCCGCCAGCTCGGGCGCATCTTCCCCCTGCGCACCTGCTCGGACCATGTGCTGGAGAACCGGGCGCGGCCCTGCATCTACCACGACATGGGCCGCTGCGCCGCCCCCTGCACGGGCCTCATCGCCCCGGAGGCCTACGCGGAACTCGCGGCCCAGGCCGTCCTCGCGCTGGAGGGGCGCGGCGCGGAGCTGGAGCGCCGCCTGCTGGCCGACATCCGCCGCCTCGCGGCGGAGCTCCGCTTCGAGGAGGCCGCCGCGCTGCGCGACCGCCTCGCCGGACTGCGCGGGACGCTGGAGAAGCAGCGCGCCGTCGGCGGCGACGACGACCGCGACGTGTTCGGCGTGCACGCGCGCGACCGCTTCGCGGAAGTCTACGCCCTGTTCTACCGCGGGGGGCGGCTGCTGGGCGGGAAGGCGTGGTCCTTCGAGCGGCACGACCTGCCCCTGGACGGGCTGCTCGGGTCCTTTCTCTGGCAGTATTACGCCACCGCGCCGGTGATCCCCCGCGAGGTGCTGGTGCCGCTGCCGCTGGAGGGGGCGGGCGCGCTGGCGGAGCTGCTGGCGGAGCGCCGCGGCGGCGCCGTGCGCGTGCTGAGGCCGCAGCGGGGCGACAAGGCGGCGCTGGTGGACCTGGCGTCGCGCAACGCGCGCCAGAGCTTCGAGGAGAAGCGGCTGGCCGAGAGCGCCGCCCGGGACACGCTGGAGCTCATCCGCGACACCCTCCATCTCCCCCGCGCCCCGCGCCGCATCGAGTGCTTCGACATCTCGACGCACCAGGGCGACAAGACCGTGGGGTCCATGGCGGTGTTTGAGGACGCCGCGCCCGCGCCCGCGCGCCGCAGGCGCTTCATCGTGCGCACCGTGGAGGGGCAGGACGATTTCGGCGCCCTGCGCGAGGTGCTCACGCGGCGCTACACGCGCGCCCTCGCGGAGGACGACCTGCCGGACCTCGTGCTCATTGACGGCGGGCGCGGCCAGCTCGCCGTGGCCAAGACCGTCCTCGACGACCTCGGCCTGCCCGACCTGCCCTGCGCCTCCATCGCCAAGTCGCGCCCGGAGGACGGCGCGCGGTCGCCCGAGCGCTTCTTCCTGCCCAACCGGAGCAACCCCGTCGTGCCGCCGCAAAACGGCCCCGTGGTGCGCACCCTGGCCCGCCTGCGCGACGAGGCCCACCGCATCGCCATCACCCACCACCGCGCGCGGCGGAAGAAGGAGGCCCTCACCGGGGAGCTGCTGCGGATTCCCGGCATCGGCCCCAAACGCCTGCGGGCGCTGCTGGCCGCGCTCGGATCCCTCTCCGGCGTGCGCGCAGCCTCGCCCGAACAGCTCGCCGCCGTGCCCGGCCTCAACGAGAAACTTGCGCGGCAGGTCTGGGAATGGCTACAACAAACGGGTGTCGGCGGCGTCCCCCGCGCGGACGCCCCGGAAAAGGGAGACCCGTCATGATCCTTTCCGCGTTCGTGTGGCTGCTGGCGGCGGCGCTCCTGCTGCTGCTGGCCGGGGCTGCCTACTCCGTCCTCCTCGCGGGCGCGTGCCCGGAGGTCGTCCGGTCGAACGAAATATGCCACGTCACCACGCCGGACCTGTGGAAGCTGCGCGTGTGCCGGTTCCGGAAGCCCGGCAGCCGCGGCGAGCCCGTCCTCTTCGTCCACGGGCTCAACGCGAACCAGAACAACTTCCTGAACCCCGCGGGGGCCAACGGCAACCTCGTGGATTTCCTCGCCGCGCGCGGCTACGACTGCTGGACCGTGGACCTGCGCACGACGCACACGGCCCAGCCCGCGCCGGGCAGGTCGGTCCACGACGCCACGGTGGACGACTACGCCGCCTACGACATCCCGGCGGTGCTGGAGCACATCTGCCGCGTGACGGGGTGGGACAGGGTCCACTATGTGGGCCACTCCCTCGGCGGGTTCCTCCTCTACGCCTACGACCTGCACACCGGCGGCAGGCGCCTCGCCTCGGCCGTCACCCTGGGCTCCCCCGTGGACTTCGCCAAGGCGAACGACCTGGTGCCGCCGCCCCTCAAACGGCTGGTGGAGGTCGCGCCGTGGACCTCCGGCGAGCTGCTCCGGCTGGCCCTTCCCTTCGCCCGCAGGTTCAGCCGCTTCGTCCAGTTTCTGCCCGTCAACCCGGCCAACCTCCCCAAGGACATGGACCTCCGGGACTTCTACACCATGCTCGACGACCCCTCGCGCGGCGTCCACCGCCAGGTCTTCAGCTGGGCCGAGGCGGGCGAGGTGGTGATGCACAAGGGGAAGCTGCGGCTCTCGGAGCGGCTGCCGAAACTGAACACCCCGCTGCTGGCGGCCTTCGCCCCCCTCGACCCCTTCATCAACGGCGAGGAGGGGCGCGCCCTCTTTGACCGCATTGAAATGGAGGACAAGAAGCTGCTGCTCTGCGGCCGCGACGCCGGGTGCCTCATTGACTACAGCCACTGCGACCTCGCCTTCGGCGTGAACGCCGCCGCGGAGGTCTTCGGCCCCGTCGCCGAGTGGATCGCCGCGCACCCCATCACGCCGCGTCCGGCCTTCGCCGACCTCCCGGAGGAAGAGCCCGCCCCCGAACCGGAGGCGGCGCCGGAGCCGGCCCCCGAAGACGAACTCCCCGAGGCGGCGCCGGCCCCCGAGGCGGCCCCGGCGTCCGACGCGGCACCTGCCGCAAAACCGGAAGCGTCCGCCGCCCCGGAAGAGGAAGATGCCGGGGAGCCGGTGAAGAAGGCCCCCGCAAAACGAAAGGCCGCCCCGCGCCGCAAGGCCGCCCCGGCACAGAACCCAACGGACGGCGAAGCCGAAAAGACCGAAGAAGGAGAGCAGGAATGAGCCCGATGAACCGCAGAGCGTTTCTCGCGCGCGGCGGCGCCGCGGCCGCCGTGGGGATGCTGGCCGGACGCATGGCGGTGGCGCAGGACGCGCCCGCAACCCCGCAGGTGGTGATCTTCTCGAAATACCTCCAGTTCATGGACTACAAGACCCTCGCGCGCACCTGCCGCGAGATCGGGCTGGACGGCGTGGACCTCACCGTGCGCCCGGGCGGCCATGTGCTGCCGGAAAACGTGGACCGCGACCTGACCGCCGCCGTGGAGGCGATCCGCGCCGAGGGCCTGTCGGTGCCCATGATCAGCACCAACTATTACGACCTGGAGGGGCCGAACGTGACCGGCGTGTTCGCGCGCGCCGCCGCCCTCGGCATCCCCTTCGTGCGCGTCGGCGTCCGCCGCTACGATGACGACGGCCCCATCGCGCCGCAGGCCGCGAAGTTCACGGAGGACCTCGCCGCCCTCGCGAAGCTGGCCGCGGAGTCCGGCCTCACCCTGGGCTACCACAACCATTCGGGATGGAACAATTTCGGCGGCCCGCTGTGGGACCTGCACCAGGCCTGCGCGGCCGTCAACAGCCCGCATTTCGGGTCGAACTTCGACACGGCCCACACCGCCGCCGAGGGCGCCTTCGGCGTGTGGCAGGTGAACACGCGGCTCCTGGCCCCCTATGTGAAGATGTCCTCCGCGAAGGACTTCGTGTGGAAGGGCGCCGAGCCCGAATGGGTGCGCCTGGGGCAGGGCGTGGTCAAGAACGTTGACATGTACCGCATCCTGCGGACCCTGGGCGGGTTTTCCGGCCCCGTCTCCATCCACATCGAGTACAGGCCCAAGGGCGGCGGCAAGGACGGCATGGTGGAGGAAATCCGCGCCACCGTGCCCATCCTGCGCGGCATCCTGAAGGAGGCCGGCTACCCGGCGTGACGGAGTCCTTTCCGCTCCATGCGCGGCCCCGGTTCCCGCCGCGTCGTCGTCGGCGATTCGGGAGACCGGCGTTGTGGAATGCGCTCCGGAGCGGACACAAAGGCCGTTGCTTGTCCGGCGGTTCACGGGGAAAAGGAGACCGCCCATGACATCCCCCTCCCCGCGGCATTCCCACGATTTCGGCCAGGACCGCCGGCTTCCCGGCGAGCGCCGGACCGTGGTGGTGGCGGCGATCACGACGCTGACGATGGCCGTCGAGATCGCCGCCGGGCTGGCCTTCGGGTCCATGGCCCTGCTGGCCGACGGGCTCCACATGGGGTCCCACGCGGCGGCCCTGGGCATCGCCGTCTTTGCCTACGTCTACGCGCGGCGGCACGCCCGCGACCCCCGGTTCAATTTCGGCACGGGCAAGGTGAACGCCCTGGGCGGCTTCACCGGCGCCGTGCTGCTCGCGCTCTTCGCCCTGCTCATGGCCTGGGAAAGCGCCAAGCGCCTGCTGTTCCCCGTTTCCATCGCCTTCGACAAGGCCATCCTGGTGGCGGTCGTCGGGCTCCTGGTCAACGGCGTGTCCGTGGTCATTCTGGGCCGCGGCGACGGGCACTCCCACGGCCACCCCCATGAACATGAACATGACCATCACCACCATCATCACGACCACAACCTCCGCTCCGCCTACCTGCACGTGCTGGCGGACGCCCTAACCTCGGTCTTCGCCATTCTGGCGCTGCTGTCGGGAAAGTATCTGGGATGGAGCTGGATGGACCCTGTCATGGGGGTCATCGGGGCGGTCATGGTGGCCGTGTGGTCCCGGGGGCTGCTCCTGGCGACCGCGCGGGTGCTGCTTGACATGCGCGTCTCCGACGAACTGCTGGACCGGCTGCGGGAACATCTGGAGGCGGACCCGGACACCCGGGTCACCGACCTGCATGTGTGGGAGGTCGGCCCGGGCAGGCATGCCGCCATGGCATCCCTTGCCGCCGCCGTTCCCCGGGCGGCGTCGCATTACCACGCGCTCATTCCGCCGGGACTGGGCATCGTCCATGCGACCATCGAGGTGGATGCCGCAGGGGGGTAACCCCCTCTTCATGGTTCGGACGTGGGCGCGCCATTCCGGCCCGGGGCGGCGAAGAGCCTTGACAATACGGTGCGAAAATGCAAAAATGGGGTACTGGGTCCGGCGGTGGAGGATGGAGTCCGGCGGGGTCCGCAGGCACGGGGGTGACGCGGGCAGCGCGGCGGTCTCGGGCGTCTTCCCCCTTTCCGGACACAGGGCGCGGGAAGTGAACCCTTTGGAAACAGCGGCTGTTCAGAGGAGCATGCGGCCTGTTTGATGTCCCGTCGGGAGAGGTTTCCGGCGGGGCGCAGCCCATGAGACTGACAGCAGGGGGGTGCGGACATGTCTGCCCGGAGCGACAGGCCCTTGGTCATGGTCGTGGATGACACGGCGGAGAACCTGAAGCTTCTTGACGGCATTCTGGAGGGCGGGCACCATGAGGTGCGCCTGTTCTCCTCCGGGGCCATGATGCTCAGGGCCGCCGAAAAGGATCCGCCCGACCTGGTGCTGCTGGACATCCTCATGCCGGAAATGGACGGGTATGAGGTGTGCCGCAGGATGCGGGCGGAGGAGGCGCTGCACGACGTGCCGGTGCTTTTCCTCAGCGCCCTCTCCGATGTGAAGAGCAAGGTCAGGGCCTTCGAGGCGGGCGGCGTGGACTATGTGACGAAGCCGTTCCAGATGGAGGAGGTGACCGCCCGGGTGAAAACGCACCTGCTGCTCCGCAGGACCATCCGGGAGCTGGACGAGCACCGCCGGGACCTGGAGCGGATCGTGCGGGAGAAGGTGCGCGAGCTGTCCGACTCGCAACTTGGCACGATCACCGCCCTCTCCAAACTGGCGGAGTCGCGGGACGACGAGTCGGGCTACCATGTGGAACGGACGCAGGCCTTCTGCAGAATCCTCTGCGAACACCTGATCCGGTCGTCCCGCCACCGCGACGGCATGACCGAGGACTTCGTCCGGAACGTGTGCGGCGCGTCGGTCCTGCACGACGTGGGCAAGGTGGCCATTCCGGACAAGATTCTCATGAAGCCGGGCCGCCTCACGCCGCATGAGTACGAGGCGGTCAAGAACCACGCCCACATCGGCGCGCAGACGCTGGAGGCCGCCCGCCGCCAGGACCCCCGCAACGCCTTCCTCAGCGTGGGGGCCGCCATCGCGCGGTCGCACCACGAGCGCTGGAACGGCGGCGGCTACCCCGACGGGCTCAAGGGGGAACGCATCCCCCTGAGCGCGCGGATCATGGCCGTTTCGGACGTGTACGACGCTCTGCGCAGCCGCCGCCCCTACAAGCAGGCCATGCCCCATGATGAGGTGGCCGGCATGATCCGCGCGGGCGCGGGCACCGACTTTGACCCCGCGGTGGTGGCCGCCTTCCTGGATGCGGAGGGGGAGTTCGAGATGACCTACGAGGAATACTCCCGCCGGACGGGCCCAGGCTCCACCACGCGCCGCGAGAGGATCTTCTAGGCCCCGCGCTCCGCCTCCGGGAAGACACAGGCCGCCGGCCCCCCCTCAGGGATGCGGCAGGTCGAAGACGCGCATGACGGCGGACATCTTGGCGTTCACCGGGGGCTTTCCAGGGTAGCGGACGTACTCAACGTGGCCGTCCATGTACAGGACGTTGCACCCGCCGGGAACGTGGTTGAACTGGGCCGCCGCGATGCCGATGTTGTCGAAGAGGACAAAGACTTCGCTGGCCGCGCCCGCGGCGGCGTGGGGGTCGTTGATGTCCGTGATGAGGAAGCGCTCAATCCCCTGGCGGAGGCGGCGCACCGTGTCGCCGCCGCCGTTGCCGTTGCCGGGGGACACGGACCGGTCGGCGTCCACCTCCTTCAGGAGCCCCTCCGGGTCGTCGCGCAGGGGCATGGCGGAGAAGAACAGGTCGCGCATGGTCTCCATGATCTGCTGGGGCGCCTCGGAAAGGTTCACCACGTCCTCGTCGGAGATGCCGATGACCTCGGCGACCTCC includes:
- a CDS encoding HU family DNA-binding protein, whose translation is MAIKKAKKGDKALTKTAIIGCMAEETGLTKKDVTKVLDTLTALIYAQAPAGFTVPGLGKVKLVERPERMGRNPRTGEPVKIPKKTVLKFSFAKAAKDAIVPPKKK
- a CDS encoding NAD(P)-dependent glycerol-3-phosphate dehydrogenase; the protein is MNIQVVGAGGWGLALARRLALNGHAVRLWCRGEDDPDRLRATREDPRLLPGVLLPESVEVARDTDPEAEMAVLAVPSHVMRAVAAAMPFSPETVRVSVAKGIENETLLRMNEVIEQAAPGGPVAALSGPSHAEEVGRDLPASLVAASADPAAAEKVQAAFFAPVFRVYTSDDVAGVELGGALKNVIALAAGVCDGLALGDNAKAALMTRGLAEITRLGTACGAQAATFAGLSGMGDLIVTCASRHSRNRRVGEELAKGRRLDDILGGSPMVAEGVRTTKSARALARRLGVDTPITAAVHDLLFGGAEVGAVILDLLTRGPKPEIR
- the uvrC gene encoding excinuclease ABC subunit UvrC is translated as MTREQDKEAGGFVYDAAAVPAQPGCYLMKDAAGRVIYVGKAKSLRARLRGYFNETDGRPTVRFLLRRLAAVEFMVTASEKEALLLEDSLVKAHRPKYNIRLKDDKTFLSLRLDPRERFPRITVVRKVRRDGARYFGPYHDSKAARQMLRQLGRIFPLRTCSDHVLENRARPCIYHDMGRCAAPCTGLIAPEAYAELAAQAVLALEGRGAELERRLLADIRRLAAELRFEEAAALRDRLAGLRGTLEKQRAVGGDDDRDVFGVHARDRFAEVYALFYRGGRLLGGKAWSFERHDLPLDGLLGSFLWQYYATAPVIPREVLVPLPLEGAGALAELLAERRGGAVRVLRPQRGDKAALVDLASRNARQSFEEKRLAESAARDTLELIRDTLHLPRAPRRIECFDISTHQGDKTVGSMAVFEDAAPAPARRRRFIVRTVEGQDDFGALREVLTRRYTRALAEDDLPDLVLIDGGRGQLAVAKTVLDDLGLPDLPCASIAKSRPEDGARSPERFFLPNRSNPVVPPQNGPVVRTLARLRDEAHRIAITHHRARRKKEALTGELLRIPGIGPKRLRALLAALGSLSGVRAASPEQLAAVPGLNEKLARQVWEWLQQTGVGGVPRADAPEKGDPS
- a CDS encoding alpha/beta hydrolase, translated to MILSAFVWLLAAALLLLLAGAAYSVLLAGACPEVVRSNEICHVTTPDLWKLRVCRFRKPGSRGEPVLFVHGLNANQNNFLNPAGANGNLVDFLAARGYDCWTVDLRTTHTAQPAPGRSVHDATVDDYAAYDIPAVLEHICRVTGWDRVHYVGHSLGGFLLYAYDLHTGGRRLASAVTLGSPVDFAKANDLVPPPLKRLVEVAPWTSGELLRLALPFARRFSRFVQFLPVNPANLPKDMDLRDFYTMLDDPSRGVHRQVFSWAEAGEVVMHKGKLRLSERLPKLNTPLLAAFAPLDPFINGEEGRALFDRIEMEDKKLLLCGRDAGCLIDYSHCDLAFGVNAAAEVFGPVAEWIAAHPITPRPAFADLPEEEPAPEPEAAPEPAPEDELPEAAPAPEAAPASDAAPAAKPEASAAPEEEDAGEPVKKAPAKRKAAPRRKAAPAQNPTDGEAEKTEEGEQE
- a CDS encoding sugar phosphate isomerase/epimerase: MSPMNRRAFLARGGAAAAVGMLAGRMAVAQDAPATPQVVIFSKYLQFMDYKTLARTCREIGLDGVDLTVRPGGHVLPENVDRDLTAAVEAIRAEGLSVPMISTNYYDLEGPNVTGVFARAAALGIPFVRVGVRRYDDDGPIAPQAAKFTEDLAALAKLAAESGLTLGYHNHSGWNNFGGPLWDLHQACAAVNSPHFGSNFDTAHTAAEGAFGVWQVNTRLLAPYVKMSSAKDFVWKGAEPEWVRLGQGVVKNVDMYRILRTLGGFSGPVSIHIEYRPKGGGKDGMVEEIRATVPILRGILKEAGYPA
- the dmeF gene encoding CDF family Co(II)/Ni(II) efflux transporter DmeF yields the protein MTSPSPRHSHDFGQDRRLPGERRTVVVAAITTLTMAVEIAAGLAFGSMALLADGLHMGSHAAALGIAVFAYVYARRHARDPRFNFGTGKVNALGGFTGAVLLALFALLMAWESAKRLLFPVSIAFDKAILVAVVGLLVNGVSVVILGRGDGHSHGHPHEHEHDHHHHHHDHNLRSAYLHVLADALTSVFAILALLSGKYLGWSWMDPVMGVIGAVMVAVWSRGLLLATARVLLDMRVSDELLDRLREHLEADPDTRVTDLHVWEVGPGRHAAMASLAAAVPRAASHYHALIPPGLGIVHATIEVDAAGG
- a CDS encoding response regulator, with the protein product MSARSDRPLVMVVDDTAENLKLLDGILEGGHHEVRLFSSGAMMLRAAEKDPPDLVLLDILMPEMDGYEVCRRMRAEEALHDVPVLFLSALSDVKSKVRAFEAGGVDYVTKPFQMEEVTARVKTHLLLRRTIRELDEHRRDLERIVREKVRELSDSQLGTITALSKLAESRDDESGYHVERTQAFCRILCEHLIRSSRHRDGMTEDFVRNVCGASVLHDVGKVAIPDKILMKPGRLTPHEYEAVKNHAHIGAQTLEAARRQDPRNAFLSVGAAIARSHHERWNGGGYPDGLKGERIPLSARIMAVSDVYDALRSRRPYKQAMPHDEVAGMIRAGAGTDFDPAVVAAFLDAEGEFEMTYEEYSRRTGPGSTTRRERIF